In a genomic window of Octadecabacter temperatus:
- the rplS gene encoding 50S ribosomal protein L19: protein MNLIAQIEAEQIAELGKDIPDFKAGDTVRVGFRVTEGTRTRVQNYEGVCIARKNGKGIAGSFTVRKISFGEGVERVFPLYSTNIDSITVVRRGRVRRAKLYYLRERRGKSARIVEKTNYRAPKSAAQA, encoded by the coding sequence ATGAACCTGATCGCACAAATCGAGGCGGAACAAATCGCCGAACTGGGCAAAGACATCCCAGACTTCAAAGCCGGCGACACTGTTCGCGTAGGCTTCCGCGTGACCGAGGGTACACGTACCCGTGTGCAGAACTACGAAGGTGTCTGCATCGCACGCAAAAACGGTAAGGGCATCGCTGGCTCATTCACTGTTCGCAAAATTTCCTTTGGTGAAGGCGTGGAACGTGTGTTCCCACTGTACTCCACCAACATCGACTCCATCACAGTAGTCCGCCGTGGCCGCGTTCGTCGCGCCAAGCTGTACTACCTTCGTGAGCGTCGCGGTAAGTCCGCACGTATCGTCGAGAAGACAAACTACCGCGCGCCTAAAAGCGCCGCACAAGCGTAA
- the rpmE gene encoding 50S ribosomal protein L31, which yields MRKDIHPDYHVIDVKMTDGTVHQMKSTWGAEGDQLALDIDPTVHPAWTGAGARLMDTGGRVSKFKKKYEGLGF from the coding sequence ATGAGAAAAGACATTCACCCCGATTACCACGTCATCGACGTCAAAATGACAGATGGCACGGTTCACCAGATGAAATCCACTTGGGGCGCCGAAGGCGACCAGCTGGCATTGGACATCGACCCGACTGTGCACCCTGCATGGACCGGCGCAGGCGCACGCCTGATGGACACTGGTGGTCGTGTTTCCAAGTTCAAGAAAAAGTACGAAGGCCTGGGCTTCTAA
- a CDS encoding winged helix-turn-helix transcriptional regulator, with translation MLNAHIKKITTRVTPPASAEIVHKICGCKWSLTVFDLLAQGINRPGEMVRSVDGLTTKVLNDCLRRNVEFGLISKATYSEVPPRVEYNITQYGQRFMAVLYDLEQLGPPPT, from the coding sequence ATGTTGAACGCGCACATAAAGAAAATCACCACTCGCGTGACGCCGCCAGCGTCTGCAGAAATCGTACACAAAATATGTGGGTGTAAATGGTCGCTGACTGTTTTTGATCTGTTGGCACAGGGGATCAATCGCCCGGGTGAAATGGTGCGTTCCGTTGACGGTTTGACGACGAAAGTTCTGAATGATTGCTTGCGCCGGAATGTCGAATTCGGCCTTATCAGCAAGGCGACCTACTCTGAGGTGCCACCACGGGTAGAGTACAATATCACGCAATACGGGCAACGCTTTATGGCAGTGCTGTATGACCTTGAGCAGCTCGGTCCACCACCAACTTGA
- a CDS encoding SDR family NAD(P)-dependent oxidoreductase — protein sequence MTQHALITGGSSGMGLATAKRLIAKGIPTTVIGRDAATLAQAAKETGVATFQADLSTQEGIDAVNDHIATLPLTHFVNAAGYFNPKPFLDHSGDDYDIYMNLNRSGFFVSQAAARQMVKQGGGAIVHIGSMWAHQAIAATPSSAYSMAKAGVHALTQHMAMELGSHNIRVNAVAPAVVRTPIYRNFVPDDVMDETLASFDGFHPIGRIGEPDDVAKVAEFLLNADADWVTGAVWDVDGGVMAGRN from the coding sequence ATGACACAGCATGCACTCATCACTGGCGGATCCAGCGGCATGGGCCTTGCGACAGCTAAACGGTTGATCGCAAAAGGCATCCCCACAACAGTAATTGGTCGCGATGCAGCGACCTTAGCACAAGCCGCGAAAGAAACGGGTGTGGCCACATTTCAGGCTGATCTTTCAACACAAGAAGGCATTGATGCGGTTAACGATCACATCGCAACCTTGCCATTGACCCATTTCGTCAACGCTGCGGGTTACTTCAATCCCAAGCCGTTCCTCGATCATTCAGGCGATGACTATGACATCTACATGAACCTCAATCGTTCTGGGTTTTTCGTATCTCAAGCTGCCGCGCGCCAGATGGTGAAACAAGGGGGCGGCGCGATTGTTCACATCGGTTCCATGTGGGCACACCAAGCGATCGCAGCGACCCCATCTTCGGCCTATTCCATGGCCAAAGCGGGGGTTCACGCACTGACACAACACATGGCAATGGAGCTTGGTAGCCACAACATCCGCGTCAATGCCGTTGCCCCTGCGGTGGTACGTACACCCATCTACCGCAATTTCGTGCCCGATGATGTGATGGACGAAACATTGGCAAGCTTTGACGGCTTCCACCCAATTGGCCGTATTGGCGAGCCAGATGACGTCGCTAAGGTGGCTGAATTCCTGCTCAATGCCGACGCTGATTGGGTAACTGGTGCAGTTTGGGATGTCGACGGCGGCGTCATGGCTGGCCGTAACTAA
- a CDS encoding inorganic phosphate transporter, which yields MTDNNNGDLRHLETLDRDLARFSRLEVATQYVARPLVGPGISLLFIVLAGLAAALFFGQTSNSMIVIIATCLGAYMALNIGANDVANNMGPAVGANALTMGGAIAIAVVFESAGALIAGGDVVSTIAKGIIAPESMGTPETFIWAMMAALLSAALWVNLATFVGAPVSTTHSVVGGVMGAGIAAAGFAAVSWDTMGAIAASWVISPVLGGAIAAFFLFVIKSRIIYRDDKIAAARRWVPVLVGIMAGAFGAYLALKGLKKIIKIDMPTALLIGLAVAILVWLVMIPVIKKQSEGLENRNKSLKVLFGIPLVVSAALLSFAHGANDVANAVGPLAAIVQVSQSGDFTHSFSIPFWVMVIGAFGISFGLFLFGPKLIRMVGSQITKLNPMRAYCVALSAAITVIVASWLGLPVSSTHIAVGGVFGVGFFREWDAERRLRKARVAMPDKPAYSVEERRRRKLVRRSHFMTIIAAWIITVPAAALLSASIFWVLVMVVGA from the coding sequence ATGACTGACAACAACAACGGCGATCTACGCCATCTAGAAACTCTGGATCGTGATTTAGCGCGGTTTTCTCGACTTGAAGTAGCGACGCAATATGTTGCACGCCCGTTGGTTGGACCAGGTATTTCACTTCTGTTTATCGTACTCGCAGGCTTAGCTGCTGCGTTGTTCTTTGGGCAAACCAGCAATTCCATGATCGTGATCATTGCGACCTGTCTGGGGGCTTACATGGCTCTCAACATCGGTGCGAACGATGTGGCTAACAATATGGGTCCAGCGGTTGGTGCAAATGCGCTGACCATGGGCGGTGCCATCGCGATTGCCGTGGTGTTTGAAAGTGCCGGTGCGTTGATTGCAGGCGGGGATGTCGTTTCGACCATCGCCAAAGGAATTATCGCGCCTGAAAGCATGGGCACGCCCGAGACGTTCATTTGGGCGATGATGGCTGCGCTTTTATCGGCTGCCCTGTGGGTTAACCTTGCGACTTTCGTTGGCGCGCCTGTTTCCACGACGCACTCTGTTGTTGGTGGTGTAATGGGGGCTGGTATCGCGGCGGCAGGCTTTGCTGCTGTAAGTTGGGACACAATGGGCGCGATTGCTGCGTCGTGGGTCATTTCGCCGGTTTTGGGTGGTGCGATTGCCGCGTTCTTCCTTTTCGTCATTAAGTCACGGATTATCTACCGCGATGACAAAATCGCTGCCGCCCGTCGTTGGGTGCCTGTCTTGGTTGGTATTATGGCGGGTGCGTTTGGCGCATACCTTGCGCTCAAGGGCCTCAAGAAGATCATCAAAATCGACATGCCAACGGCGCTGCTGATTGGCCTCGCGGTTGCGATCTTGGTTTGGCTGGTGATGATCCCAGTGATCAAGAAACAGTCCGAAGGCCTTGAGAACCGCAACAAGTCCCTCAAAGTTCTGTTCGGTATTCCATTGGTTGTCTCCGCCGCACTGCTGTCCTTTGCGCACGGCGCGAACGATGTTGCCAATGCTGTTGGACCTTTGGCGGCAATCGTTCAGGTTTCCCAATCCGGTGACTTCACGCACAGCTTCTCCATCCCGTTCTGGGTGATGGTGATTGGTGCGTTCGGTATCTCATTTGGTTTGTTCTTGTTTGGACCAAAGCTGATCCGCATGGTCGGTAGCCAGATCACCAAGCTGAACCCGATGCGCGCTTACTGTGTAGCCCTTTCAGCGGCGATCACGGTGATTGTGGCCTCATGGCTCGGCCTGCCAGTTAGCTCAACGCATATCGCAGTTGGTGGTGTGTTTGGTGTTGGTTTCTTCCGTGAATGGGACGCAGAACGCCGTCTGCGCAAAGCACGCGTCGCAATGCCCGACAAGCCAGCCTATTCGGTTGAGGAACGCCGCCGCCGCAAATTGGTGCGCCGTTCGCACTTCATGACGATCATCGCAGCTTGGATCATCACGGTCCCAGCTGCGGCGCTGTTGTCTGCCTCGATCTTTTGGGTGCTTGTGATGGTTGTTGGGGCTTAA
- a CDS encoding NUDIX hydrolase, whose protein sequence is MNSAINRVLRDFVAPMFRRPKGLQVAALCTRGVGDDKEVLLVTSRGTGRWIIPKGWPIRGLASSQAALQEAWEEAGVKDATAEPEPIGSYDYDKTMGSGLPVPIETLVYSVSVNALENDFPEAGQRERRWVSPSEAANLVDEPELKSILNGSAI, encoded by the coding sequence ATGAATTCCGCTATCAACCGCGTTTTACGTGACTTTGTCGCGCCGATGTTTCGTCGCCCAAAAGGACTGCAAGTCGCGGCGCTTTGCACACGTGGCGTTGGTGATGACAAAGAGGTTCTTTTGGTCACGAGCCGTGGAACCGGACGCTGGATCATTCCTAAAGGCTGGCCCATCCGTGGCCTCGCGTCATCGCAGGCTGCATTGCAAGAAGCTTGGGAAGAAGCGGGCGTAAAAGACGCGACCGCCGAACCTGAACCTATCGGCAGTTATGACTACGACAAAACTATGGGCAGCGGCCTCCCGGTCCCGATTGAGACTTTGGTTTACTCTGTTTCGGTAAATGCGCTTGAAAACGACTTTCCAGAAGCAGGCCAGCGTGAGCGGCGTTGGGTCAGCCCCTCGGAAGCCGCCAATTTGGTGGATGAGCCCGAGTTGAAATCCATTTTGAATGGCTCTGCTATCTAA
- a CDS encoding DEAD/DEAH box helicase, whose amino-acid sequence MDFDMLGLAPRLIAELKSQGITDPTPIQAQAIPHAMNGRDVMGLAQTGSGKTAAFGLPMIDMLLKEQGKPEGKTARALILAPTRELAKQIQENLAAYTTGTHLKTMLVVGGAGITGQIRKLERGVDLLVATPGRLIDLLERRAVRLGDTKFLVLDEADQMLDMGFIHALRQIAPLLATPRQTMLFSATMPKLMGELAGAFLENPIRVQVNAPGKAVDRIEQSVHFVAKAAKTDLLLELIDKHRDERAIVFGRTKHGSEKLHKLLTNKGFASASIHGNKSQGQRDRAITDFKAGKVKILVATDVAARGLDIPEVKHVYNYDLPNVPENYVHRIGRTARAGAEGMAVAFCAPDEMGELRDIQKAMKADIPVAGGRPWAKDEEEAKPKRGGGGGGRRFGGGGGRGGKPGGGRPGGGGGGRPGGGKPGGGGGNRRRKPNKASS is encoded by the coding sequence ATGGATTTTGATATGCTGGGCCTCGCGCCCCGACTGATTGCTGAACTGAAAAGCCAAGGCATCACTGACCCGACGCCAATTCAGGCGCAGGCAATCCCACATGCAATGAATGGCCGCGACGTCATGGGCCTTGCCCAAACGGGCAGCGGTAAAACGGCCGCCTTTGGCCTGCCGATGATTGATATGCTTTTGAAAGAGCAAGGTAAGCCCGAGGGCAAAACAGCGCGTGCGCTGATCCTTGCGCCGACCCGTGAATTGGCAAAACAAATTCAAGAGAACTTGGCGGCCTACACAACAGGTACGCACCTTAAGACCATGTTGGTTGTTGGCGGCGCCGGTATTACGGGCCAAATCCGTAAGCTTGAACGCGGCGTTGACCTTTTGGTTGCCACGCCGGGGCGTTTGATCGACCTGCTTGAGCGCCGCGCTGTGCGTTTAGGGGATACAAAGTTCCTCGTACTTGATGAAGCTGACCAGATGCTCGACATGGGCTTCATCCACGCGCTGCGCCAAATCGCGCCGCTTTTGGCGACGCCGCGTCAGACGATGCTGTTCTCTGCGACGATGCCGAAACTGATGGGCGAACTTGCAGGGGCGTTCCTTGAGAACCCGATCCGCGTTCAAGTGAACGCACCGGGTAAAGCCGTTGATCGTATTGAACAGTCAGTCCACTTCGTTGCCAAAGCCGCAAAAACAGACCTGTTGTTGGAGCTGATCGACAAGCACCGTGATGAGCGCGCGATTGTCTTTGGCCGCACCAAACACGGGTCCGAAAAGCTGCATAAGCTGCTGACGAACAAGGGCTTCGCGTCTGCATCCATCCACGGCAACAAATCCCAAGGCCAGCGGGACCGCGCGATCACGGACTTTAAAGCTGGTAAGGTGAAAATTCTAGTGGCGACAGACGTGGCTGCCCGTGGATTGGATATTCCAGAGGTGAAGCACGTCTATAACTACGATCTGCCGAACGTGCCTGAAAACTATGTCCACCGTATTGGTCGTACAGCCCGTGCAGGTGCTGAAGGTATGGCCGTTGCGTTCTGTGCGCCTGACGAAATGGGCGAACTGCGCGATATCCAAAAGGCCATGAAGGCTGACATTCCCGTTGCGGGTGGTCGCCCATGGGCCAAGGACGAAGAAGAAGCCAAACCCAAGCGGGGCGGAGGCGGCGGTGGTCGTCGTTTCGGAGGTGGCGGTGGCCGTGGCGGTAAGCCTGGTGGCGGTCGTCCTGGCGGCGGCGGTGGTGGCCGTCCGGGTGGTGGTAAGCCCGGTGGTGGCGGTGGCAATCGCCGTCGTAAACCGAACAAGGCTTCATCATAA
- a CDS encoding division plane positioning ATPase MipZ: MAHIIVVGNEKGGAGKSTVSMHVATALSRMGHKVGTLDLDLRQKTLGRYVENRKKFLEKEGLTLPTPTYHDLPEVDPATLKDGENIFDHRLSVAVAGLEPDNDFILIDCPGSHTRLSQVAHSLADTLITPLNDSFIDFDLLAHIDGDAETITGPSVYSQMVWNARQLRAQAGFEPIDWIVVRNRMGAQNMVNKQKMEAAIEKLSRRIGFRTAPGFNERVIFRELFPRGLTLLDLRDIGVKGLNISNVAARQELRELIKSLNLPGVNVDF; the protein is encoded by the coding sequence GTGGCACATATTATCGTCGTGGGGAACGAAAAGGGCGGGGCTGGTAAGTCCACCGTTTCGATGCACGTAGCAACAGCGCTGTCGCGCATGGGGCATAAGGTCGGCACGCTTGATCTGGATTTGCGCCAAAAAACGCTGGGCCGCTATGTGGAAAACCGCAAAAAATTCCTTGAAAAAGAAGGGCTGACACTGCCCACGCCGACTTATCATGACCTCCCCGAAGTTGATCCTGCGACGCTGAAAGACGGCGAAAACATCTTTGACCATCGCCTGTCGGTGGCTGTTGCTGGGCTTGAGCCGGACAATGATTTCATCCTGATCGACTGCCCGGGCAGCCACACACGGTTGTCACAGGTGGCGCATTCGCTTGCAGATACGCTGATTACACCGCTCAACGACAGCTTTATCGACTTTGACCTGCTGGCCCACATCGACGGCGATGCAGAAACGATCACCGGCCCATCCGTTTATTCGCAAATGGTCTGGAATGCGCGACAGCTTCGCGCGCAAGCTGGGTTCGAGCCGATTGATTGGATCGTCGTGCGCAACCGCATGGGTGCGCAAAACATGGTGAACAAACAAAAGATGGAAGCCGCGATTGAAAAGCTCTCGCGCCGCATCGGGTTCCGCACGGCCCCCGGCTTCAACGAACGGGTGATTTTCCGCGAGCTGTTCCCACGCGGTCTGACATTGCTGGACCTACGCGACATCGGCGTAAAAGGCCTGAACATCTCAAACGTCGCCGCACGTCAAGAACTGCGCGAGTTGATCAAATCGCTAAACCTGCCCGGTGTTAACGTAGATTTCTAA
- the cueR gene encoding Cu(I)-responsive transcriptional regulator: MNIKDASTRVGLPPKTIRYYEDIGLVTPDRAANGYRDFSDAHLHKLTFLARARSLGFSIDDCRDLLALWEDQDRASGDVRAIAKEHLVAIEAKIAGLQDMRATLADLVQSCAGDARPDCPIIEKLQRG; encoded by the coding sequence ATGAACATTAAAGACGCAAGCACACGTGTTGGGCTGCCGCCCAAAACTATACGCTATTACGAAGACATAGGGCTGGTGACACCTGATCGCGCTGCCAACGGGTATCGCGATTTCAGCGACGCGCATCTGCACAAACTCACGTTCCTTGCCCGCGCACGTAGCCTTGGATTCTCGATCGATGATTGTCGTGACCTGCTTGCATTGTGGGAGGATCAGGACCGCGCCAGTGGCGATGTGCGTGCTATCGCCAAAGAACATCTTGTAGCGATTGAGGCAAAGATTGCGGGTCTTCAGGATATGCGTGCGACACTGGCTGATCTGGTGCAGTCCTGTGCAGGGGATGCGCGACCCGATTGCCCAATTATCGAGAAATTGCAACGCGGCTAG
- a CDS encoding heavy metal translocating P-type ATPase, which translates to MTNYRFDVDEMTCGGCAARAQKAMAGVAGVTSAYINFADRTATVEGVAGLEDLIATASAKAGYPASPMKADGVALEREDEAPALLRSTLIAAALTLPIFVVEMGGHVFPSVHHFIAQVIGMQDSWLIQFFLATVVLIGPGRGFFTKGVPALLRGAPDMNSLVVLGASAAWGYSTVATFRPQWLPDGSIAVYFEAAAVIVTLILLGRYLEARAKGRTGAAIKRLIGLRPDTANVEREGEVISLPLDKVVVGDIVHLAAGTRIPVDGVLTRGTGYVDESMISGEPMPVEKGVGNELVAGTINGTSSLVLEARSVGSETLLARIITMVAEAQGARLPVQDLVNKITLWFVPAVIAVATLTVLLWLVFGSLPLALVAGVSVLIIACPCAMGLATPTSIMVGTGRAAELGVLFRRGDALQALQGVDVVAFDKTGTLTAGAPVVVTNTLRSQDLAAVAAVEAASDHPLANAIVALAGRHLPVATDVETIPGHGLQGTVEGRRIVIGNAAMMAWEGVKVQPEIPAGQTPVMVAIDGKFAGTIGLSDTPKPTAKATVQALKARGLVVVMISGDTKDAAGALGKALGIEQVLAGVLPDGKAEAVKQLQSGGRKVAFVGDGINDAPALATADVGIAMGTGTDVAVESADVVLVSGNPAGVARAIEVSRRTLRNIWQNLGWAFGYNIILIPVAALGLLSPQLAALAMAASSVLVVTNALRLRWVKVAELEAIQ; encoded by the coding sequence ATGACCAATTATCGCTTCGATGTAGATGAAATGACCTGTGGTGGCTGTGCTGCGCGCGCGCAAAAGGCGATGGCAGGGGTTGCGGGCGTAACCTCGGCATACATCAATTTTGCAGATCGCACGGCCACAGTTGAGGGTGTCGCTGGGTTGGAAGATTTGATTGCCACGGCTTCGGCAAAGGCAGGTTACCCTGCAAGCCCTATGAAGGCGGACGGCGTGGCACTAGAACGCGAAGATGAAGCGCCAGCCTTGCTGCGTTCAACTCTAATAGCTGCTGCGTTGACCCTGCCGATATTTGTTGTCGAGATGGGCGGGCATGTTTTCCCGTCCGTGCATCATTTTATTGCACAAGTGATTGGGATGCAGGACAGTTGGCTCATTCAGTTTTTCTTAGCGACAGTTGTGTTGATCGGGCCAGGCCGTGGGTTTTTCACCAAAGGTGTCCCTGCGTTGTTACGTGGTGCGCCGGACATGAATTCGCTCGTGGTTTTGGGGGCGAGCGCGGCGTGGGGCTATTCCACTGTTGCAACGTTTCGTCCCCAATGGTTGCCCGACGGAAGTATTGCGGTCTATTTCGAAGCGGCGGCGGTGATCGTGACGCTCATCCTGCTGGGCCGCTACCTTGAGGCACGCGCGAAGGGTCGCACAGGCGCCGCGATTAAGCGGTTGATCGGGTTGCGCCCTGACACCGCAAATGTCGAGAGAGAGGGTGAAGTGATTTCGCTCCCACTCGACAAAGTTGTCGTCGGTGACATTGTCCATTTGGCTGCAGGCACGCGAATACCTGTGGATGGTGTGTTAACGCGTGGCACTGGTTACGTCGACGAAAGCATGATTTCCGGAGAGCCAATGCCCGTTGAAAAAGGGGTCGGCAATGAGCTGGTTGCTGGCACGATTAACGGGACCTCATCACTGGTGTTAGAAGCGCGTTCTGTAGGATCAGAAACCTTGCTCGCACGGATCATTACGATGGTTGCCGAAGCGCAGGGGGCACGTTTGCCAGTGCAAGACCTCGTGAACAAGATAACCCTTTGGTTCGTACCTGCGGTTATCGCGGTTGCCACGCTTACCGTTCTGCTTTGGTTGGTGTTTGGGTCCTTACCGCTGGCGCTGGTTGCCGGTGTTTCGGTTCTGATTATTGCGTGTCCTTGCGCCATGGGATTGGCAACGCCCACGTCAATCATGGTCGGCACGGGACGCGCTGCTGAACTGGGTGTTTTGTTTCGACGCGGGGATGCCTTGCAGGCCCTGCAAGGTGTCGATGTCGTTGCGTTTGATAAGACAGGAACGCTTACCGCTGGTGCGCCTGTCGTAGTGACCAATACGTTGCGTTCGCAGGACCTTGCAGCGGTTGCCGCTGTTGAGGCCGCGTCTGACCATCCATTGGCGAACGCGATCGTCGCGCTTGCTGGTCGCCATTTGCCCGTCGCGACAGATGTAGAAACTATTCCCGGCCACGGCCTGCAAGGCACAGTCGAAGGCCGCCGCATCGTCATCGGCAATGCGGCGATGATGGCTTGGGAAGGCGTTAAAGTGCAGCCGGAAATTCCAGCGGGCCAGACCCCCGTCATGGTTGCGATTGATGGAAAGTTCGCGGGAACGATTGGCTTGTCTGATACGCCAAAGCCAACAGCCAAAGCCACGGTTCAAGCGCTGAAAGCACGCGGGCTGGTGGTGGTGATGATTTCAGGTGATACCAAAGACGCTGCGGGGGCTTTGGGGAAGGCTTTGGGAATTGAACAAGTGCTCGCTGGTGTGTTGCCTGATGGAAAAGCAGAGGCAGTCAAACAACTGCAATCGGGTGGTCGAAAGGTGGCGTTCGTTGGGGATGGGATAAACGATGCCCCTGCACTTGCCACCGCTGACGTCGGCATTGCGATGGGTACCGGCACTGATGTCGCCGTTGAAAGTGCAGACGTGGTGTTGGTGTCAGGCAACCCTGCCGGTGTTGCACGTGCAATTGAAGTGAGCCGCCGCACCTTGCGCAATATCTGGCAAAACCTTGGATGGGCCTTTGGCTATAACATCATCCTAATTCCGGTTGCGGCATTAGGGTTGCTGTCGCCGCAACTCGCCGCGCTTGCGATGGCAGCGTCTAGCGTTTTGGTCGTGACCAATGCGTTGCGTCTTCGTTGGGTAAAAGTAGCCGAACTGGAGGCCATCCAATGA
- a CDS encoding aspartate aminotransferase family protein, which produces MDGMTTNDLSHVVDADRAHVWHHLSQHTQYMNEDLSAQVDPRIIVEGKGMRVWDQHGKEHIDAVSGGVWTVNVGYGRESIANAVRDQILKMNFFGGTVGSIPGALFAEKLISKMPGMTRVYYANSGSEANEKGFKIVRQIAHKRYGGKKHKILYRDRDYHGSTIASMSAGGQDERNAQYGPFTPGFVRVPHCMEYRKHEQAGAPDENYGVWAANQIEEVILREGADTVGALCLEPVTAGGGVITPPEGYWERVQEICKKYDILLHIDEVVCGVGRTGAWFGYQNYGIKPDIVTMAKGVASGYAAISCCVTTEAVFDMFKDDSSDPLNYFRDISTFGGCTAGPAAALENMKIIENEDLLANTLVMGDRMVANLQALAEKFPQIGDVRGKGLFVGAELVTDRTTKEPMPENLVGAVVADCNKNGVIIGATNRSVPGKNNTLCFSPALIATADDIDEITDAVSAALGRVFA; this is translated from the coding sequence ATGGACGGAATGACGACGAACGACCTGAGCCATGTAGTTGACGCTGATCGCGCCCATGTCTGGCATCACCTCAGCCAGCACACGCAGTATATGAATGAAGACCTCAGCGCGCAGGTTGACCCGCGTATCATCGTTGAGGGCAAAGGCATGCGCGTCTGGGACCAGCATGGCAAAGAACACATCGACGCTGTGTCCGGCGGTGTTTGGACCGTTAACGTAGGCTATGGGCGTGAAAGCATTGCCAATGCAGTGCGCGACCAGATTTTGAAAATGAACTTCTTTGGCGGCACCGTTGGGTCCATTCCTGGTGCGTTGTTCGCAGAAAAGCTGATTTCCAAAATGCCCGGAATGACACGGGTTTATTACGCAAACTCCGGTTCTGAGGCCAACGAGAAGGGTTTCAAAATCGTTCGCCAAATCGCGCACAAACGCTACGGCGGCAAGAAGCATAAGATCCTATATCGCGACCGCGACTACCACGGCTCGACCATCGCTAGCATGTCTGCGGGCGGGCAGGATGAGCGGAACGCACAGTACGGTCCATTCACCCCCGGATTTGTACGCGTGCCGCACTGCATGGAGTACCGCAAGCACGAACAGGCCGGCGCACCAGACGAAAACTACGGTGTTTGGGCCGCTAACCAGATCGAAGAAGTGATCCTGCGCGAAGGTGCAGACACTGTCGGCGCGCTTTGCCTTGAACCTGTGACAGCAGGTGGTGGCGTGATTACTCCACCCGAAGGTTACTGGGAACGCGTTCAGGAAATCTGCAAGAAGTACGACATCCTTCTTCACATCGACGAAGTCGTTTGTGGTGTAGGCCGTACGGGGGCTTGGTTCGGCTACCAGAACTACGGCATCAAGCCCGACATCGTGACGATGGCCAAAGGCGTGGCGTCTGGTTACGCGGCAATTTCATGCTGTGTGACGACTGAGGCGGTGTTTGACATGTTCAAAGACGACTCCTCTGATCCGCTGAACTACTTCCGCGATATCTCAACGTTTGGTGGCTGCACGGCAGGCCCTGCAGCGGCGCTTGAGAACATGAAGATCATCGAAAACGAAGATCTTTTGGCAAACACACTTGTTATGGGGGACCGTATGGTCGCCAACCTGCAAGCGCTGGCCGAGAAGTTTCCACAAATTGGTGATGTGCGTGGCAAAGGATTGTTCGTTGGGGCGGAGTTGGTCACGGATCGCACCACCAAAGAACCGATGCCTGAAAACCTTGTTGGGGCAGTTGTCGCAGACTGTAACAAGAACGGTGTGATCATCGGGGCGACGAACCGCTCTGTTCCAGGCAAGAATAACACGCTGTGCTTCTCGCCTGCATTGATCGCGACGGCAGACGACATTGACGAGATCACCGATGCAGTTAGCGCCGCATTAGGGCGAGTTTTCGCCTAA